A single window of Macrobrachium nipponense isolate FS-2020 chromosome 31, ASM1510439v2, whole genome shotgun sequence DNA harbors:
- the LOC135206506 gene encoding uncharacterized protein LOC135206506 — protein MFWFRGCSSLTHSYWNTTELFQKHRIPIDRIYFQFKVMGKEVEDIINDCIKPNFVELPEVIETLPTPNMRGRYQLDTDVEEDLSLTEERHNSQLKRFEDKTNKKKEITMEEADDVGELPSLDENSIESNDDVIYKMIPRQCEGGTYTWGFFLEGARWDREQHCLVEMAPKQLHDQLPIILFQPAVLPEGATLG, from the exons ATGTTTTGGTTTCGGGGCTGTTCTTCCCTTACACATTCTTACTGGAATACGACAGAATTATTCCAGAAACACAGGATTCCAATTGATCGTATATACTTCCAATTTAAG GTGATGGGGAAAGAGGTGGAGGATATCATCAACGACTGTATCAAGCCAAATTTTGTCGAGCTTCCAGAGGTCATTGAGACTCTCCCGACACCTAATATGCGGGGCAGATACCAACTTGATACCGATGTTGAAGAGGATCTCTCCCTCACCGAGGAACGTCACAACTCACAACTGAAGAGGTTTGAGGATAAGacaaataagaagaaagagattACA ATGGAAGAAGCTGATGATGTCGGGGAACTTCCGTCCCTTGATGAGAACAGCATCGAGAGCAACGATGACGTCATATACAAAATGATTCCGCGACAGTGCGAGGGCGGCACTTACACTTGG GGTTTCTTCTTGGAAGGTGCCCGATGGGACAGAGAACAGCACTGTCTCGTGGAAATGGCTCCCAAACAGCTTCATGATCAGCTTCCCATAATTCTTTTCCAACCTGCTGTATTGCCTGAAGGGGCTACCTTAGGTTAA